The Neodiprion lecontei isolate iyNeoLeco1 chromosome 6, iyNeoLeco1.1, whole genome shotgun sequence sequence CGGGGAATATACTTGCACTGTCGAAGGAGATGGCCTTGATTCTGCTTCCAAATCAGTCAACGTTAAATTTTATGGTAAGATAATCACTGAACCTTCTCCAATCGGACCAACAATTCGACATCTGAAAGTTCTgtgctttttttctcgatgAATCAGTTCCGAgctgcaattttttcttctttggtaCATCAATTTACCATGTAATCACGGAATGTAATGTACTGTAACGCTAATTTCTGTTACCCTCGGAGTTCGGTTCGTCCATTTCACCGCCGTCGTCATTCGTCAGGTGATCTTTCTTCCCTCTGATTGGTCCTTTGACCCCGACTTTAATTGGGTCATTTCCCTGTGGTGAATATCTTACGTCTTGGTCATAAGTTTTTAAAGATTAGCGGGAGATGCTGCGTAATGCGCTGCTCGTGATTTCATCGTTGACACCACCTCGTACGATTATTCAGCTGCTCCAGTTTAGTCTTATCGGACCGTCCGCAGACGAAGTCATCGGTAGCTGCTGATCTCTCGGTGGTCGGGGTCGTCGTCGTCCGTGTATCTTGTTAGCTTGCGCCGGAGGACGGAATACAGAATTCACAAACGAAGAAttagttattgcctattttgtattgagttcggttggagtaccccGCCAGGGACGCGTTTTTTAGAGATTTCGTTCAGtcgtgtgcccttgtgacgggcggaTCTAAATCgccacgttacagtacatACCTAATAATACGTTGATTAGTTATTGATGTTTACCATAATGTGATTTGTTCTAGACCCTGATGAAGAGTACATCAATGTGACTGACATTTTGTCCTCGACCCAAACCGTAAGTGCAACAAAAACAGCGCTTTGGGAAGTTGACATTGACACGTATCCTGAAGGAAATATTACATGGTAAGCTTTATTCGCCATTCTTAATTCTCCTGATCGGatcaaagtataaaaaaacgaGTGTCGGCGTCTTGGGACGccaggaaaaaatttcttgagcagttttatgttttatattaaaatcatttcaaGTGAAATGCATTTATAGATGCCAATGGTCGAATAAAGTCGGGAAAAAATGAGGGCGAGGGAGAGGGGCGTCGGGTTACGCTTTTGCTGAGGCATACCTTAAGAAGTCCCTTCAAAAAGTCCAGTCTAGAAAAATTTCTGTGTTTAACAGGCATAAGCAAACCAGTTCAAAGCGTAATACAGCACTTGAATTCCATACCGAGgctcaaatttcttttcccatAAACCattttgtagatttttttagTATTCAAAGTCTGAAAACTTCCTAAGTTGGAGCAGCATCAGAAAATCTGAcagtcaatttttcaatttcacttgaTTCCAACTTCACATTTGTTTTGGAACACAGGCTCGATAcggaaaaaacagaaatttccaATTCAACCCGGTACTCGCACGATGTATCCGGAACAAAACACACGTTCCAAATACGTAATGTGGGAATTGCTGATTTTGGCAGTTATACGATTCGCATCAACTATGGGAACGAATCGAACGAACACGAACTTGAATTGAAGGTTCGAGGTGAGTCGACCGAATTCATATTTATCGTCGATTTTCCTGATTCAATGACGTTGACGCGAGCGGATTCATTTCGCAGCGCCACCAACTGCCAAGATCGAGTCGGCTCCGAATCGTTCGtataaacgaaacgaaactcAGGAATTCCGTTGCCGGATATCCGGGTATCCGTTGCCAAACGTAACGTGGCGTTACTCGGAATCCGCCGGTCCTCGATCGGACAATAAATCTGTCGAGACAATTTTTCCGGTAAGTATCACTTGATAGAACCGTCTGATTCCAGTACTCGACCGATGATCCTTTCGTTCCAGCAGCGATGTAAGTTAAAATTCACAGAAGCCGCTGTCGATAATAACCCGAAACTTTCTCCCTTCAGCCAACAAGAAAAGGGTCGTTAGAAAATTCCCCAACTGGCTTCCtctcatttttgaaaacatcGATCAACGCAACAGGTGGTCTGACATGCAGAAGCTGCAATGAAATCGATTGTGCCGAATCCACCATGACAATCCTCGTTGCTGGTAAGTAGATTTCGTTGAGCGTTTCCTTCGAAAGTTTTCGACAACTTTTCTTGCGTGCGAACTTGAAGCACTTCCGCCGCAGACGCGGTCGGAAATATTAATGCCAAGCTGAAAATCGTGATGAAATCGCGCAAGCATGGAGGACGATTAAAATCGAAGGTGGGATCGTCCCAAGTCACAGAAAATGCGCATCGCTTCGGCTACGTTGATTTTCGGCGTCAAATTGACGAACGTTGAAATTTCAGGAGGGCAACCACCGGCAGAACCAAGTGCCCACAAAGATGTCATCTGGATCAGCTCGATCTGTGGcctcattatcatcatcatcgtagTCGTTATTTGTATGGGAGCCAAAGTGAACCGTGAAAGAGTAAGTAAGGATTCGAGATTTCCGTGTATCAACGTGTGATGTAAATTACCAACGTATTTCAGCGCCTGAAAAAGATATTGTTCGACTCAGTATTGACGCATTTCGAAGACGGAGCACTGGAGTGTTTGAATCACGACTTGACCGTGGATGAACAAGCGGAGTTGTTACCCTACGACAAGAAATGGGAATTTCCGCGAGAAGATCTAAAACTTGGTACGCAGTGTCGATCGATCGAACGAGGAAGCTGCGAAACCCCGAATGAAATTACGTGCTTTGGTTAAACGGGGCTTGCAGCATCCTCGTAGGTAAGGCATGGCATTCGTGTGGCTTAGATGCGAACTTTCGTCCGACAGGCAAACAACTGGGAAGCGGAGCGTTCGGCGTCGTGATGAAGGCTGAGGCGCGAGGGATTCGCGTCGCGGGTGAAACGACGATTGTTGCCGTGAAAATGGTCCGACGATCGACGGATCCGAGTTACTTGAAAGCTCTCTCGGGCGAGCTCAAGATCATGATCCACCTCGGCCGACATTTGAACGTCGTCAATCTTCTCGGTGCCTGCACCAAAACTATCCGCACCAAGCGTAAGCTTCACAAATATTGCTTTCAACTTTGACGAGCAAGGCTCACGTCGCAGTCGCAACAAAAATCTGCGAAAAATTCGCATCCTTTCTTATCGTGCACCGAATTTCCAAAGGTGAATTGTACGTCATCGTGGAATACTGCCGCTTCGGGAATTTACACCAATATCTGCAACGTCATCGAGCAACTTTCATCGACCAAATCGATcccttgacaaaaaaaatcgatccgAATATCGGTATGGAGTTGTTGGCCAGAAGGAAAATCATCGCCAGCCAGAATAGGTACGCTTTGTTACAATGCATTTACAACTCTATGCACGCCTACGCCTGAGTCACTGATCTGCTGTCATATACCATGAGAAATCGGAGCAGTTGCTTCCTTATaactttgtgaattttcgtCAATCACTTTGCcatcgaataattgaaatcacAATCTTCTCCCTTCGGATTTCATGATTGGCAAAAtacgaattttgtttttctcatttattcgctGTCAGCGGTAGATTCGTCAAGTCATAAAAGCGttcacttacaattttttctaatgCACGATGCATCGTGTCTTATTCGTGATTAAACCGACATCCTTTACGGTGACTTTAATACGTTGTCATTTCTATTTGGTGGCACAGGTCTTACGACACGGAACTGTCACGCAGCATTAGTCCACAGTCATCTAATGGCCATAGTGGTACTCAGATGGTTGATTACCGCCAAATCACACAATTCGATGACGTGAACATGTCTCATGACCCTGCcgttttgagtaaaaattcaGTTCAACCTGGATGGCGATCTAATTACCGAGGCGACTACGTAGAGGATAATTTGAATCCCGTTTGTACACGAGATTTGCTCTGCTGGGCTTGGCAGGTATCGCGGGGCATGGAATATCTCAGCAGTAGAAACGTAAGTCGACTTCGTGAAACAAAAGTAACTTGATCGTGCAGGAGCCGTCTTCGTCTTcgcttcgtttgatttttccgtatgtaaaaataattgctaACCGTGACAACTAATCAAGAGATGTATGCCATTTTTCCACCAGGTGTTGCTtccaatttttctgaaatgtATCATCTGTCTGATTTCTCATATCTTACGCGTTGTACGTCACAGGTTCTACATGGCGATTTAGCAGCAAGGAACATACTCCTTGCAGACGATAACGTCGTAAAAATTTGTGATTTCGGATTGGCTAGAAACATGTACAACgacaaaaattatacgaaaaaagGAGATTGCCCTTTGCCGGTGAAGTGGATGGCCATCGAGTCGATCAGAGACCGAATCTTTTCAACTCAGTCGGATGTTTGGTCCTTTGGGATAGTCTTGTGGGAGTTTTTCACCTTGTCTCGTACTCCGTATCCTGGTATGGAAGCCAAAGAACAATATGATCAAATAATCGATGGCTATCGCATGGAAAAACCGAAATATGCAACGGAAGAAATGTAAGTGCATTCTATCACAGATATTTGTTAATGATCCAAGTGCAGCGTATTCGATCATGACCTTAATCTCTGGCGTGTTTTCAGATATGATATTATATCAAATTGTTGGAAAGAAACACCTAATTTGCGTCCTTCGTTTTCTGAGCTAGCTGAAACGATTGGAACTCTGTTGGAAGAAAACATTAGAATCGTAAGTTTTTTGTGTAAATTCGCGTAAGCGTACAAGTTGTGAAGAATAATCAACAATAATCAACAATCAACAAAATGGTTTTATACGCATTCgacgaatgaataaatcattGTTGTGTGACGCCAAAATAAATCGGATGTAGGAATGCCGTGATAATTTTCTCATCATGGTTTCATGTTTTAGCATTATGCCAATCTGAATTCTCCCTTCGAGAACATGAATATCGAAACTTCGCGAAATGGCGGAAGCGATTATTTGACCATGATGTCTGCTCCAAATCATAACCATCACATTTCACCTAATCCAGCATTGGAAGGGCCACCACACTCAGCTTACCAGCCCATGACTCCAGTCAACACAAGTGGCCATGATATCACGTACGTCACTCGTCCAGAACTTCATGAATCCCATTTTAAGTTTCCTTTGCTGAAAGAAGACGCTCCGAACAATTCTGATTCGGAAATTTGTATTGAGCCAACACCTCAAGTCGAAAATGAAACCCCTCTCAAACCGCCGATCACGAATCTCCGTGGAAGATATTCCAATCTCCAGAATGTTTTACAAAATCAGTCTTTAGTAAATGCGGATATTTCCAACGAGATTCTAAATGTTTCGAAAAACATGATAAAAAAGTTGCCTTCGCCCTTGCGTGGCAACCATAATCAGTACATCAATTGAATGTTAATGCTGCCTAGGATAAAGCAAATAGTtgtagaaattaaaattacgtcATTGTGTCCAAAACGAATAACGACGAGCAGTGTCTAGCAGATTGCTTGAATCATTCCCGACTATTAATTTTCGTTAATAGTGTTTTCATTCGCTTTTACTTCCATCTTGTCTTAATTTGAACACAATATTTCTAGCAGTAACCTGCTAGCCCTGTCTCAGGTATGCTCAACACAGGAAATCTCCTTAATTTATGCTTTAACTTGTTTTACCCAACGtacaatgtataaatataacacGTAGTTGATAAGATAATTATTGCATTGCTAGATCAATACTTTCTATTATTAGCTTTGGACGTTTGTGAATACTcaaagaaaaaccaaaaaccgAATAGTTGAAGGATGGAATATTCAAGATTGTATACAAATTATATACGGTTTggaatattatattacataaacATTTCGACTTCCTATGCATCATCAAGtattttcgttcaaaaaatttcattcactcTTCTCAATCGTTTCTATTTCATCGGTAATTCTGATCGAGTAAGGTACGTCATGAATAGTCGTTGAATTTGGTATCTTCCGTCCGTTCTCAATGATATGGTGTAACAATCCCTTCTTGTATGTCATCCATCTGTTtaacgaaacaacaaagtatTTAATAAGCtacataattaataatataataactaAATTTGTAAAACTGTACGCAAGTACCTGCGAttcttcacaaattttttaaacagctgCTCAGTTGTCGGATACTTCGAATCCATGAACAATCTGACTTGCTCCCAGATATTAGCACGGTTGTGTTCTAGCAACCAATAACGTGGAATGAGTAAACAGCGAGTCGGTGATATCGACACTATCCGACGGTTGCACATCTTTTCTCCTGCACAAATATTCACTTATACCTGTTATTTTATTGTCTGCAGTGCCGACATGAGATTTGACAACGACTCGTACTGCCTATGAGCGGCTAGATGActcaacaaaaaattgtagCAACTCACCTAAACCGAAGCAGGCACCGCgatgaaataaacaaatctGCATGAAAACGGTGCGAACATTCTTGGGGTAAATCTTTTGTGAAGTCACAGATGGTTCTTTCATTAGCATCTCAGTCACGTCCGTTATTTCGTGCCACTCATTTacctaatttattttttacagaatgaTTTGTCATTCGTTTTACAGACTCGTTTGAAAAACATATGGTACTATAGATGAAATCGTCTGTAGTAGTAGCTTACCACGTCCTGTAGAGTCAGCGTAAAAATGCTTGTTCTCTCCATATCCACATTCATCGGTCGCCTGGATAGCATTAACTGCGTGTAATCGATCTCAGATGGTACGGACTGGAGTCCTTTGCTATTGGAAAGTTTAGCCTGCTGTGACATTATGTGTtataacttttcaattttaacgagAAACTTGATTGGAAATGTTTGCAAATCTTTCAATAATCATGATATGTGTCCTCCGAATCAAATTCTTGCTTCTTAGGAAGATAAATGTAGGTAGGCAGCGGACCTGTAACGTAGAGTTGGAGATTCGTTCGGTCGTTTCGACCTCGTTAACTTGGTCTTGGAATGTCGGTTCAGCTTCATGCGAAGATTCTGAATTCTTAAAGTCTTGTGGGTCGTAAAGCTTGTACTTGACTTTATTGACAACAAGCTCCTCGTGGATAACCATGTGCTCAATTACTCTACACTTTCCGTGTAATATGAAATGCACGTAATTGACCATACCTTTTGCATCTCCCAGCAATACCTGAAAAGTCATTAATTTCACATCATTTGATAGTGAAAACCATTCAGTTTCTGCAGTACAACTATAATCGTCTGCTTAGTATTCTACTGTTAAGCTTATTTACTTCGTCAGGTCGATAATCCctaattttactcaaaatacaGCATTCTCTCATAGTTTCTTCATCCCATCCTTTGAAGTAATTGAAGTTAACTATAGCATCCTTGAAAATTTCCCACTGCTCTGTTAGCCATGGTCTCAAAACTACATTAAAGTCTTCACGAGTTATGGTCAGCAAATCGACGGAGGCTGCGATGAATATTAAACGAATTTAGTTAATCATTGTATGTCATTATTCGTTTTATAAGCCGTGGCGAATGATTTTATAACTCTACTACTTCTCAAGTACTTTTTGTTACTACAGTAGCAGATCGAGGAATAGCATGAAGTATCGCAACTTCACCGAACATGTCTCCCGGGCCGAGTGTTTCCATAACCCTTTCGATTCTGTCTCCTGttttaaataacaataacaacaacgacaataatggtaataacattattcgatagaaatatgaatattgGGAATTATAACGATCAGAAACAAGTATCAAAGCAACGTTTGATCCTTCGAGAGATGTTTTTAAGGTTCAAACGACAAATcgagaaatttgtttttaaaaactgtGTGACATCTAAATGCGAACCGGTAACACTATCTTCGGCAATTTTGGACACCTTGACCTCTCCCCTGACAATGTAGTAAAGCATTTGCGGCATGTGTCCTTGCCGAACGAGAACTCGTTCTGAACCAAAATACTGGTAACCGGTCACGCTAGCAATTTGATCCCACATGGACTCTGGATACTTTTTATAGGGTTGAAGATTCCTCATAAGCACTGCTAAGTAGGCTCGATTTTCCTTCGATCTGCCAGGTATGTTGGTAAGGAGTACCGAACGGTCCTGCAAACGATATGACACCATCGTGGTCATCCATAAAGTCATAAATAAACATCGACCAATATTATGGAACTGACTTTGATTGTgagcttttttctttcaggtACTCGCTTGCGCTGTGCCATCTTCACGTTCTTTGTTATGTCGTCGCCTACAAAATCTTCGAATACAGGCACTTCCTGTATCCATTCCATATACTCTAGAACCAACCGTGTTACAGCACGGAAACGATAGCGACCTTGCAGTTTCTTCGGCTGTGTAAATAGAGAAGTattacaaacaattttctcGGAAATTCCATTTTGAACTCTACGTGGTTAGTATACATACGTACTATTGGCTTTCTTTTCtccgatttcttttttttcgtgacCGCAGGTTTTACGAATATGTCTCTGAGAGAATTTGATCTGGCTCGGCTCATTttaacgtaaaatttttacactttctACGCGCCTGAGCAATTCATTGATATCCGCACTAACTCGACACGTCAACGTTAGAATCACTTCGAAGGAAAACTCACTGCGCCATTTTGGTTTGATCAATAAATCTTTCCTCGAGCTTTCCATAGCAACGCATTCTTTTTATGAATTATGCAACGAAATGTTCAACGATGTTTCAACCTTCaacaaactttttcattttctctggCGGTAATATAGGTGTGTATAAATACTGCATGTTCTTGGAGTATACTGTTACTACAGATATTTCAGTGCGGGGAGAGTTAATTGGTTGATGCTCACGGCAAATCGCCTCTgcaatttacaaataaacCACAAGCCAGATTATTGACGTGCTCCTAATTTGTCCTTGTccattt is a genomic window containing:
- the LOC107218496 gene encoding platelet-derived growth factor receptor alpha isoform X1 produces the protein MDRTEFTCVIILVIVGLFNEGVAYSKPKIYPAEPYIVIQEGTDLNISCRGFRPIHFSVMNVSGRNCSPSRTKPSESSGVHTSTFTVPNVTRTDAGWYACAEDGTEIRNDEQIVEHPNETISWIYVYVNSSKPFAVDDQIDGVTIIKPIWSSVVIPCRQTLPKMQIPTLEQAYVVVDPAVAGFRYDPRIGFIKDKVTKSSSTDYSCISPPFEGRVGDEITYTVTITDIIMKPPLIDEDKLRHLVRGRNQTLRCYITDETHDPNEETYYLTWKAPGAIPAERLRRENTIGKEAVLTIVDVRETDSGEYTCTVEGDGLDSASKSVNVKFYDPDEEYINVTDILSSTQTVSATKTALWEVDIDTYPEGNITWLDTEKTEISNSTRYSHDVSGTKHTFQIRNVGIADFGSYTIRINYGNESNEHELELKVRAPPTAKIESAPNRSYKRNETQEFRCRISGYPLPNVTWRYSESAGPRSDNKSVETIFPPTRKGSLENSPTGFLSFLKTSINATGGLTCRSCNEIDCAESTMTILVAGGQPPAEPSAHKDVIWISSICGLIIIIIVVVICMGAKVNRERRLKKILFDSVLTHFEDGALECLNHDLTVDEQAELLPYDKKWEFPREDLKLGKQLGSGAFGVVMKAEARGIRVAGETTIVAVKMVRRSTDPSYLKALSGELKIMIHLGRHLNVVNLLGACTKTIRTKRELYVIVEYCRFGNLHQYLQRHRATFIDQIDPLTKKIDPNIGMELLARRKIIASQNRSYDTELSRSISPQSSNGHSGTQMVDYRQITQFDDVNMSHDPAVLSKNSVQPGWRSNYRGDYVEDNLNPVCTRDLLCWAWQVSRGMEYLSSRNVLHGDLAARNILLADDNVVKICDFGLARNMYNDKNYTKKGDCPLPVKWMAIESIRDRIFSTQSDVWSFGIVLWEFFTLSRTPYPGMEAKEQYDQIIDGYRMEKPKYATEEIYDIISNCWKETPNLRPSFSELAETIGTLLEENIRIHYANLNSPFENMNIETSRNGGSDYLTMMSAPNHNHHISPNPALEGPPHSAYQPMTPVNTSGHDITYVTRPELHESHFKFPLLKEDAPNNSDSEICIEPTPQVENETPLKPPITNLRGRYSNLQNVLQNQSLVNADISNEILNVSKNMIKKLPSPLRGNHNQYIN
- the LOC107218496 gene encoding platelet-derived growth factor receptor alpha isoform X2, translating into MDRTEFTCVIILVIVGLFNEGVAYSKPKIYPAEPYIVIQEGTDLNISCRGFRPIHFSVMNVSGRNCSPSRTKPSESSGVHTSTFTVPNVTRTDAGWYACAEDGTEIRNDEQIVEHPNETISWIYVYVNSSKPFAVDDQIDGVTIIKPIWSSVVIPCRQTLPKMQIPTLEQAYVVVDPAVAGFRYDPRIGFIKDKVTKSSSTDYSCISPPFEGRVGDEITYTVTITDIIMKPPLIDEDKLRHLVRGRNQTLRCYITDETHDPNEETYYLTWKAPGAIPAERLRRENTIGKEAVLTIVDVRETDSGEYTCTVEGDGLDSASKSVNVKFYDPDEEYINVTDILSSTQTVSATKTALWEVDIDTYPEGNITWLDTEKTEISNSTRYSHDVSGTKHTFQIRNVGIADFGSYTIRINYGNESNEHELELKVRAPPTAKIESAPNRSYKRNETQEFRCRISGYPLPNVTWRYSESAGPRSDNKSVETIFPPTRKGSLENSPTGFLSFLKTSINATGGLTCRSCNEIDCAESTMTILVAGGQPPAEPSAHKDVIWISSICGLIIIIIVVVICMGAKVNRERRLKKILFDSVLTHFEDGALECLNHDLTVDEQAELLPYDKKWEFPREDLKLGKQLGSGAFGVVMKAEARGIRVAGETTIVAVKMVRRSTDPSYLKALSGELKIMIHLGRHLNVVNLLGACTKTIRTKRELYVIVEYCRFGNLHQYLQRHRATFIDQIDPLTKKIDPNIGMELLARRKIIASQNRSYDTELSRSISPQSSNGHSGTQMVDYRQITQFDDVNMSHDPAVLSKNSVQPGWRSNYRGDYVEDNLNPVCTRDLLCWAWQVSRGMEYLSSRNVLHGDLAARNILLADDNVVKICDFGLARNMYNDKNYTKKGDCPLPVKWMAIESIRDRIFSTQSDVWSFGIVLWEFFTLSRTPYPGMEAKEQYDQIIDGYRMEKPKYATEEIYDIISNCWKETPNLRPSFSELAETIGTLLEENIRIHYANLNSPFENMNIETSRNGGSDYLTMMSAPNHNHHISPNPALEGPPHSAYQPMTPVNTSGHDITADMRFDNDSYCL
- the LOC107218496 gene encoding platelet-derived growth factor receptor alpha isoform X3, which gives rise to MKPPLIDEDKLRHLVRGRNQTLRCYITDETHDPNEETYYLTWKAPGAIPAERLRRENTIGKEAVLTIVDVRETDSGEYTCTVEGDGLDSASKSVNVKFYDPDEEYINVTDILSSTQTVSATKTALWEVDIDTYPEGNITWLDTEKTEISNSTRYSHDVSGTKHTFQIRNVGIADFGSYTIRINYGNESNEHELELKVRAPPTAKIESAPNRSYKRNETQEFRCRISGYPLPNVTWRYSESAGPRSDNKSVETIFPPTRKGSLENSPTGFLSFLKTSINATGGLTCRSCNEIDCAESTMTILVAGGQPPAEPSAHKDVIWISSICGLIIIIIVVVICMGAKVNRERRLKKILFDSVLTHFEDGALECLNHDLTVDEQAELLPYDKKWEFPREDLKLGKQLGSGAFGVVMKAEARGIRVAGETTIVAVKMVRRSTDPSYLKALSGELKIMIHLGRHLNVVNLLGACTKTIRTKRELYVIVEYCRFGNLHQYLQRHRATFIDQIDPLTKKIDPNIGMELLARRKIIASQNRSYDTELSRSISPQSSNGHSGTQMVDYRQITQFDDVNMSHDPAVLSKNSVQPGWRSNYRGDYVEDNLNPVCTRDLLCWAWQVSRGMEYLSSRNVLHGDLAARNILLADDNVVKICDFGLARNMYNDKNYTKKGDCPLPVKWMAIESIRDRIFSTQSDVWSFGIVLWEFFTLSRTPYPGMEAKEQYDQIIDGYRMEKPKYATEEIYDIISNCWKETPNLRPSFSELAETIGTLLEENIRIHYANLNSPFENMNIETSRNGGSDYLTMMSAPNHNHHISPNPALEGPPHSAYQPMTPVNTSGHDITYVTRPELHESHFKFPLLKEDAPNNSDSEICIEPTPQVENETPLKPPITNLRGRYSNLQNVLQNQSLVNADISNEILNVSKNMIKKLPSPLRGNHNQYIN
- the LOC107219983 gene encoding cyclic nucleotide-binding domain-containing protein 2-like, producing the protein MSRARSNSLRDIFVKPAVTKKKKSEKRKPIPKKLQGRYRFRAVTRLVLEYMEWIQEVPVFEDFVGDDITKNVKMAQRKRVPERKKLTIKDRSVLLTNIPGRSKENRAYLAVLMRNLQPYKKYPESMWDQIASVTGYQYFGSERVLVRQGHMPQMLYYIVRGEVKVSKIAEDSVTGDRIERVMETLGPGDMFGEVAILHAIPRSATVVTKTSVDLLTITREDFNVVLRPWLTEQWEIFKDAIVNFNYFKGWDEETMRECCILSKIRDYRPDEVLLGDAKGMVNYVHFILHGKCRVIEHMVIHEELVVNKVKYKLYDPQDFKNSESSHEAEPTFQDQVNEVETTERISNSTLQQAKLSNSKGLQSVPSEIDYTQLMLSRRPMNVDMERTSIFTLTLQDVVNEWHEITDVTEMLMKEPSVTSQKIYPKNVRTVFMQICLFHRGACFGLGEKMCNRRIVSISPTRCLLIPRYWLLEHNRANIWEQVRLFMDSKYPTTEQLFKKFVKNRRWMTYKKGLLHHIIENGRKIPNSTTIHDVPYSIRITDEIETIEKSE